A genomic window from Nomascus leucogenys isolate Asia chromosome 10, Asia_NLE_v1, whole genome shotgun sequence includes:
- the SBK2 gene encoding serine/threonine-protein kinase SBK2: MPGKQSEEGPAEAGASEDSEEEGLGGLTLEELQQGQEAARALEDMMTLSAQTLVRAEVDELYEEVRPLGQGRYGRVLLVTHRQKGTALALKQLPKPRTSLRGFLYEFCVGLSLGAHSAIVTAYGIGIESAHSYSFLTEPVLHGDLMAFIEPKVGLPQPAVHRCAAQLASALEHIHARGLVYRDLKPENVLVCDPGCRRFKLTDFGHTRPRGTLLRLAGPPIPYTAPELCAPPPLPEGLPIQPALDAWALGVLLFCLLTGYFPWDQPLAEADPFYEDFLIWQASGQPQDRPQPWFGLAPAADALLWGLLDPHPRRRSAVSSIREHLGRPWRQREGEAEEVGAVEEEAGQ; this comes from the exons ATGCCCGGCAAACAGTCTGAGGAAGGGCCGGCGGAGGCAGGGGCTTCAGAGGACAGCGAGGAGGAGGGTCTGGGCGGCCTGACGTTAGAGGAGCTCCAGCAGGGCCAGGAGGCTGCCCGGGCGCTGGAGGACATGATGACACTGAGTGCTCAGACCCTGGTCCGAGCCGAGGTGGACGAGCTCTACGAGGAAGTGCGTCCCCTGGGCCAGGGTCGCTATGGCCGCGTCCTTCTGGTCACCCATCGTCAGAAAG GCACAGCCCTGGCGCTGAAGCAGCTCCCGAAACCCCGCACGTCCCTCCGCGGCTTCCTGTACGAGTTCTGTGTGGGGCTCTCGCTGGGCGCGCACTCAGCCATCGTGACGGCCTACGGCATTGGCATCGAGTCGGCACACTCCTACAGCTTCCTGACGGAGCCCGTCCTGCACGGGGACCTCATGGCCTTCATCGAGCCCAAG GTGGGCCTCCCGCAGCCCGCAGTGCACCGCTGCGCCGCCCAGCTGGCCTCCGCCCTGGAGCACATCCACGCCCGCGGCCTGGTGTACCGGGACCTGAAGCCGGAGAACGTCCTGGTGTGCGACCCGGGCTGCCGGCGCTTCAAGCTGACCGACTTCGGCCACACGAGGCCTCGCGGGACCCTGCTGCGCCTGGCCGGGCCGCCCATCCCCTACACGGCCCCCGAGCTCTGCgcgcccccgcccctccccgaGGGCCTCCCCATTCAGCCCGCCCTGGACGCCTGGGCGCTGGGCGTCCTGCTCTTCTGCCTCCTCACGGGCTACTTCCCCTGGGACCAGCCCCTGGCCGAGGCCGACCCCTTCTACGAGGACTTCCTCATCTGGCAGGCGTCGGGCCAGCCCCAGGACCGCCCTCAGCCCTGGTTCGGCCTGGCCCCCGCGGCCGACGCGCTGCTGTGGGGGCTGCTGGACCCTCACCCCCGAAGGAGGAGCGCTGTGAGCTCCATCAGGGAGCACCTGGGGCGCCCCTGGAGGCAGCGGGAGGGCGAGGCTGAGGAAGTGGGAGCGGTGGAAGAGGAGGCTGGGCAGTGA
- the SBK3 gene encoding uncharacterized serine/threonine-protein kinase SBK3 translates to MEHRASETPEDGDPEEDTATALQRLVELTASRVTPVRSLRDQYHLIRKLGSGSYGRVLLAQPHQGGPAVALKLLRRDLVLRSTFLREFCVGRCVSAHPGLLQTLAGPLQTPRYFAFAQEYAPCGDLSGMLQERGLPELLVKRVVAQLAGALDFLHSRGLVHADVKPDNVLVFDPVCSRVALGDLGLTRPEGSPTPAPPVPLPTAPPELCLLLPPDTLPLRPAVDSWGLGVLLFCAATACFPWDVALAPNPEFEAFASWVTTKPQPPRPPPPWDQFAPPALALLQGLLDLDPETRSPPLAVLDFLGDDWGLQGNREGPGVLGSVSYEDGEEGGSSLEEWTDEGDDGKSGGRTGTDGGAP, encoded by the exons ATGGAGCACAGGGCCTCCGAGACCCCTGAGGATGGGGACCCAGAG GAGGACACAGCCACAGCCCTCCAACGGCTGGTGGAGCTGACGGCCAGCAGGGTGACCCCGGTGAGGAGCCTTCGGGACCAGTACCACCTCATCCGGAAGCTGGGCTCTGGCTCCTACGGCCGCGTGCTCCTCGCCCAGCCTCACCAGGGGG GTCCAGCTGTGGCTCTGAAGCTTCTGCGTCGGGATTTGGTCCTGAGAAGCACCTTCCTGAGGGAGTTCTGTGTGGGCCGCTGCGTCTCTGCACACCCAGGCCTGCTGCAGACCCTGGCAGGACCCCTACAGACCCCCCGCTATTTTGCCTTCGCCCAGGAGTACGCGCCCTGTGGGGACCTCAGCGGGATGCTGCAGGAAAGG GGCCTCCCAGAACTGCTGGTGAAGCGGGTGGTGGCCCAGCTGGCAGGAGCTCTGGACTTCCTCCACAGCCGGGGGCTGGTCCACGCAGATGTCAAGCCGGACAACGTGCTGGTCTTCGACCCGGTCTGCAGCCGTGTGGCCCTGGGGGACCTGGGTCTGACCCGGCCAGAGGGCAGCCCGACCCCTGCCCCACCAGTGCCTCTGCCCACGgcaccacctgagctctgcctcctgctacCGCCCGACACCCTACCTCTGCGGCCAGCCGTGGACTCCTGGGGCCTGGGGGTGCTTCTCTTCTGTGCTGCCACTGCCTGTTTCCCTTGGGATGTGGCACTGGCCCCCAACCCTGAGTTCGAGGCCTTTGCTAGCTGGGTGACCACCAAGCCTCAGCCACCTCGGCCACCACCACCCTGGGACCAGTTTGcgcccccagccctggccttgcTCCAGGGGCTTCTGGACCTGGATCCCGAGACTAGGAGCCCCCCACTGGCTGTCCTGGACTTCCTGGGGGACGACTGGGGGTTGCAGGGGAACAGAGAGGGACCTGGGGTTTTGGGGAGCGTGTCCTATGAGGACGGGGAGGAGGGAGGCTCAAGCCTGGAGGAGTGGACAGATGAGGGCGATGACGGCAAAAGTGGTGGGAGGACGGGGACAGATGGGGGAGCTCCCTGA